A region from the Catellatospora sp. TT07R-123 genome encodes:
- a CDS encoding LacI family DNA-binding transcriptional regulator, whose translation MSSDRPPAPRLPTLEDVAQVAGVSRATVSRVINNIRNVDPALHKTVWDAVTATGYVPNRAARSLVTGRTGAIALVVSEAESRTADDPFMGRFFSDPFFGRVVGGVLSVLRPVGVHLALTLAGDEDACQKIVADVRQGQVDGVVVISLHPHDPLPGLLAEAAVPAVLYGRPASPMPISYVDVATYNGTRQAADHLASRGCQHVATISGSVDMPAGADRLNGFREAMAKHGFAYVPSYDGGFTQDGAEQAVEQLLREYPEVDGIFVASDVMAQGALMVLRDHGRRVPEDVAVIGFDDSSAATTGRPPLTTVRQPVEDMAAEMARLLLARIDQRGHRTTSVIFEPELVVRQSA comes from the coding sequence ATGAGCAGTGACCGACCCCCAGCGCCGCGGCTGCCCACCCTAGAGGACGTCGCGCAGGTCGCGGGCGTGTCCCGGGCGACCGTCTCCCGCGTGATCAACAACATCCGCAACGTGGATCCGGCGCTGCACAAGACGGTCTGGGACGCGGTCACCGCCACCGGCTACGTGCCCAACCGGGCGGCCCGCTCGCTGGTCACCGGCCGCACCGGTGCCATCGCGCTGGTGGTCTCCGAGGCGGAGAGCCGCACCGCGGACGACCCGTTCATGGGCCGGTTCTTCTCCGACCCGTTCTTCGGCCGCGTGGTGGGCGGCGTGCTCAGCGTGCTGCGCCCGGTCGGGGTGCACCTGGCGCTGACTTTGGCCGGGGACGAGGACGCCTGCCAGAAGATCGTCGCCGACGTGCGCCAGGGCCAGGTCGACGGGGTCGTGGTCATCTCGCTGCACCCGCACGACCCGCTGCCGGGGCTGCTGGCCGAGGCCGCGGTGCCCGCGGTGCTGTACGGCCGCCCCGCCTCGCCCATGCCGATCAGCTATGTCGACGTGGCGACGTACAACGGCACCCGGCAGGCCGCCGACCACCTGGCCTCGCGCGGTTGCCAGCACGTGGCGACGATCTCCGGCTCGGTGGACATGCCCGCCGGTGCGGACCGCCTCAACGGTTTCCGGGAGGCGATGGCCAAGCACGGCTTCGCCTACGTCCCGTCCTACGACGGGGGCTTCACCCAGGATGGCGCCGAGCAGGCCGTGGAACAGCTGCTGCGGGAGTATCCCGAGGTCGACGGCATCTTCGTGGCCAGCGACGTGATGGCCCAGGGCGCGCTGATGGTCCTTCGCGATCATGGGAGACGTGTTCCCGAGGACGTTGCGGTGATCGGCTTCGATGACTCCAGTGCCGCGACCACGGGCAGGCCGCCGCTGACGACCGTGCGCCAGCCGGTCGAGGACATGGCGGCCGAGATGGCGCGGCTGCTGCTGGCCCGGATCGACCAGCGCGGGCACCGCACCACGTCGGTGATTTTCGAGCCCGAACTCGTGGTCCGCCAGTCCGCCTGA
- a CDS encoding discoidin domain-containing protein: MTPALTSPGARRLPRRWRIAIPVAISTIVSSLVLIVPFATANAADTLISQGKPATASSVQGADLTAANAVDGNAGTRWGSQWSDPQWLQVDLQGNATISQVVLQWEGAYGTAFQIQTSNDATNWTSIYNTTTGTGGTQTLNVTGSGRYVRMYGTARNSGYGYSLYEFKVIGSIGGTNPSPSAGACGTTNVAQGKTATASSVEVGTPAEAFDGNTATRWGSLFADPQWLRVDLGQSYAICKVELVWEAAYATAFQIQTSPDGSNWTSVYSTTAGTGGTQSLTVNGTGRYVRMNGTARVGGYGYSLWEMRVFAGGTPPSPSASPSTSPSTSPSPSGNWTTVWEDSFDGAANTSPSAANWLLRTGTQYPGGAANWGTSEIETASASTANVYLSGDGKLNIKAIRDGAGNWTSGRLETQRTDFTPAAGELTRFSAVIQQPNPANGLGYWPAFRSTGAAYRGNYNNWPGVGETDIMSGVNGRSQLSNTLHCGTAPDGPCGEYNGRTSGLASCMGCQTAFHEYAQVIDRTKTDEEIRFYLDGVQTYVVRESQVGVAAWDAAVHHGFYLRLDLAIGGLYPNAIAGETVPTPDTSSGGVLAVDKVTVSRQVGATAPAMTDPAVPAGPSVVKVTGTQGNWQLQVNGAAYLVKGLTYGPPQGAADGYMRDLKNMGVNTIRTWGVDDTQTPVLLDTAARQGIKVIVGHWLNQGADYVNDTAYKTSVKAEIVARVNTLKNRQGVLMWDVGNEVLLTMQDHGLPAAEVEARRNAYAAFVNEVAIAIHAADPNHPVTSTDAWVGAWPYYKNNAPNLDLWAINSYGAIGGVKQAWINGGYNKPYVVTEGGPDGEWEVPNDLNGVPTEPTDVQKKAGYTASWNAILSHPGVALGATEFHYGLENDFGGVWLNTLTGGWRRLGYHALKQAYSGTAYANTPPEFSSLTLSNQTTVPAGGTFTVYAGASDPNGDAIRYNLMFSNKHINGNTGFSNVRFTQLGSNEFQVTAPEQLGVWKVYVYAFDGYGNVGIEQKSFKVVPPTVPGTNIALNKPCTASTYQPTGTNGPQLPSYATDNNYGTRWASEWVDTAWLQCDLGSVKSFNNVLLAWETASAKSYQVQVSNDGTNWTTVYSTTNGNGGFDVIPVNASGRYVRMNGLTRNTAYGYSLWEFGVYQG, from the coding sequence ATGACACCCGCCCTCACCAGCCCGGGCGCGAGGCGACTGCCCCGCCGGTGGCGGATCGCGATCCCCGTCGCGATCTCCACCATCGTCTCGTCCCTGGTCCTGATCGTCCCCTTCGCCACGGCCAACGCGGCCGACACCCTCATCTCGCAGGGCAAGCCCGCCACGGCCTCCTCCGTCCAGGGCGCCGACCTGACCGCGGCCAACGCGGTCGACGGCAACGCCGGCACCCGCTGGGGCAGCCAGTGGAGCGACCCGCAGTGGCTGCAGGTCGACCTGCAGGGCAACGCCACCATCAGCCAGGTCGTGCTCCAGTGGGAAGGCGCCTACGGGACCGCGTTCCAGATCCAGACGTCCAACGACGCCACCAACTGGACCTCGATCTACAACACCACCACCGGCACCGGCGGCACCCAGACCCTGAACGTCACGGGCTCGGGCCGCTACGTGCGCATGTACGGCACCGCCCGCAACAGCGGCTACGGCTACTCGCTGTACGAGTTCAAGGTCATCGGCAGCATCGGCGGGACCAACCCGTCGCCGTCGGCCGGTGCCTGCGGCACCACGAACGTGGCCCAGGGCAAGACCGCCACCGCGTCCTCGGTCGAGGTCGGCACGCCCGCTGAGGCGTTCGACGGCAACACCGCCACCCGCTGGGGCAGCCTGTTCGCCGACCCGCAGTGGCTGCGGGTGGACCTCGGGCAGTCGTACGCGATCTGCAAGGTCGAGCTGGTGTGGGAGGCGGCGTACGCGACCGCGTTCCAGATCCAGACCTCGCCCGACGGCAGCAACTGGACGTCGGTCTACTCCACGACCGCCGGCACCGGCGGCACGCAGAGCCTGACCGTCAACGGCACCGGCCGCTACGTGCGCATGAACGGCACCGCCCGCGTCGGCGGCTACGGCTACTCGCTGTGGGAGATGCGCGTCTTCGCGGGCGGCACCCCGCCGAGCCCGAGCGCGTCGCCGAGCACCTCGCCGAGCACCTCGCCCAGCCCGTCCGGCAACTGGACGACGGTGTGGGAGGACAGCTTCGACGGTGCGGCCAACACCTCGCCGAGCGCGGCCAACTGGCTGCTGCGCACCGGTACGCAGTACCCGGGCGGTGCGGCGAACTGGGGCACCAGCGAGATCGAGACCGCCAGCGCGTCGACCGCCAACGTCTACCTGTCCGGTGACGGCAAGCTCAACATCAAGGCGATCCGCGACGGCGCGGGCAACTGGACCTCGGGCCGGCTGGAGACCCAGCGCACCGACTTCACCCCGGCCGCGGGCGAGCTGACCCGCTTCTCCGCGGTGATCCAGCAGCCCAACCCGGCCAACGGCCTGGGCTACTGGCCCGCGTTCCGGTCCACCGGCGCGGCGTACCGGGGCAACTACAACAACTGGCCCGGCGTCGGCGAGACCGACATCATGAGCGGCGTCAACGGGCGCAGCCAGCTGTCGAACACGCTGCACTGCGGCACCGCCCCGGACGGGCCCTGCGGTGAGTACAACGGCCGCACCTCGGGCCTGGCCAGCTGCATGGGCTGCCAGACCGCGTTCCACGAGTACGCGCAGGTCATCGACCGCACCAAGACCGACGAGGAGATCCGCTTCTACCTCGACGGGGTGCAGACCTACGTCGTGCGCGAGAGCCAGGTCGGCGTCGCCGCCTGGGACGCGGCCGTGCACCACGGCTTCTACCTGCGGCTCGACCTGGCCATCGGCGGCCTCTACCCGAACGCGATCGCGGGCGAGACCGTGCCGACCCCGGACACCAGCTCCGGCGGCGTCCTCGCCGTGGACAAGGTGACCGTGTCGCGGCAGGTGGGCGCCACCGCCCCGGCGATGACCGACCCGGCCGTCCCGGCCGGTCCGAGCGTCGTCAAGGTCACCGGCACCCAGGGCAACTGGCAGCTCCAGGTCAACGGCGCGGCGTACCTGGTGAAGGGCCTGACCTACGGTCCGCCGCAGGGTGCTGCCGACGGCTACATGCGCGACCTGAAGAACATGGGCGTCAACACCATCCGCACCTGGGGCGTGGACGACACGCAGACCCCGGTGCTGCTGGACACCGCCGCCCGCCAGGGCATCAAGGTGATCGTCGGCCACTGGCTCAACCAGGGCGCCGACTACGTCAACGACACCGCGTACAAGACCTCGGTGAAGGCCGAGATCGTGGCCCGGGTCAACACGCTCAAGAACCGCCAGGGCGTGCTGATGTGGGACGTCGGCAACGAGGTGCTGCTCACGATGCAGGACCACGGCCTGCCGGCCGCCGAGGTCGAGGCGCGGCGCAACGCGTACGCGGCCTTCGTCAACGAGGTCGCGATCGCGATCCACGCCGCCGATCCGAACCACCCGGTCACCTCGACCGACGCCTGGGTGGGCGCCTGGCCGTACTACAAGAACAACGCTCCGAACCTGGACCTGTGGGCGATCAACTCCTACGGCGCCATCGGCGGAGTGAAGCAGGCCTGGATCAACGGCGGCTACAACAAGCCGTACGTGGTGACCGAGGGCGGCCCCGACGGCGAGTGGGAGGTGCCCAACGACCTCAACGGGGTGCCGACCGAGCCCACCGACGTGCAGAAGAAGGCCGGTTACACGGCCAGCTGGAACGCCATCCTCAGCCACCCAGGCGTGGCGCTCGGGGCCACCGAGTTCCACTACGGCCTGGAGAACGATTTCGGCGGCGTCTGGCTCAACACGCTGACCGGCGGCTGGCGCCGGCTCGGCTACCACGCGCTCAAGCAGGCGTACTCCGGCACGGCCTACGCCAACACCCCGCCGGAGTTCTCCAGCCTGACGCTGTCGAACCAGACCACGGTGCCCGCGGGCGGCACGTTCACCGTGTACGCCGGGGCGTCGGACCCCAACGGTGACGCGATCCGGTACAACCTGATGTTCAGCAACAAGCACATCAACGGCAACACCGGCTTCTCCAACGTCCGGTTCACCCAGCTCGGCAGCAACGAGTTCCAGGTGACCGCGCCGGAGCAGCTGGGCGTGTGGAAGGTGTACGTGTACGCCTTCGACGGCTACGGCAACGTCGGCATCGAGCAGAAGTCGTTCAAGGTCGTGCCGCCGACGGTGCCGGGCACCAATATCGCGCTGAACAAGCCGTGCACCGCGTCGACCTACCAGCCGACCGGCACCAACGGCCCGCAGCTGCCGTCGTACGCCACCGACAACAACTACGGCACCCGCTGGGCGAGCGAGTGGGTGGACACGGCGTGGCTCCAGTGCGACCTGGGCTCGGTGAAGTCGTTCAACAACGTGCTGCTGGCGTGGGAGACGGCCTCGGCCAAGTCGTACCAGGTCCAGGTCTCCAACGACGGCACGAACTGGACGACGGTCTACTCGACCACCAACGGCAACGGCGGGTTCGACGTGATCCCGGTCAATGCCAGCGGCCGGTACGTACGGATGAACGGTCTCACGCGCAACACCGCCTACGGCTACTCGCTGTGGGAGTTCGGGGTCTACCAGGGCTGA
- a CDS encoding GH1 family beta-glucosidase, whose translation MPTQTEEPAAATRQTLQFPQNFWWGAATAAYQIEGAVAEDGRTASIWDTFCATPGRVADGHTGAVAADHYHRYRDDVALMREIGLSAYRFSISWPRIKPGGGPAVNAAGVAFYDRLVDELLDAGIRPTATLYHWDLPQELEDRGGWLDRDTAYRFAEYAAVMAEKLGDRVKLWCTLNEPWCSAFLGYGSGHHAPARTSADGGLKATHHLLLAHGLATRALRAAVPGAQVSIALNQGAVRPLTGADGDLAAARRIDGLLNRIFLDPITTGQYPADVVADTAAVSDWSFVHDGDLATIAAPIDALGVNYYAPDLVSAGVQPPDENSPYPATTDIAFHQTPGPRTEMGWTVDPTGLRDVLLRLHRDHPGLPLYVTENGAAYVDEVDADGRVRDSDRTEYLRLHLSAAHEALAAGVDLRGYFVWSLLDNFEWAFGYGKRFGIVRVDYDTQQRILKDSALWYREVIRAGGIAG comes from the coding sequence ATGCCCACGCAGACCGAGGAACCCGCCGCCGCCACGCGGCAGACGCTGCAGTTCCCCCAGAACTTCTGGTGGGGCGCGGCGACGGCGGCGTACCAGATCGAAGGCGCCGTGGCGGAGGACGGCCGCACCGCGTCGATCTGGGACACCTTCTGCGCCACGCCCGGCCGCGTCGCCGACGGGCACACCGGCGCCGTCGCCGCCGACCACTACCACCGCTACCGCGACGATGTGGCGCTGATGCGCGAGATCGGACTGTCGGCGTACCGGTTCAGCATCTCCTGGCCGCGGATCAAGCCTGGCGGCGGACCGGCCGTCAACGCGGCCGGCGTCGCGTTCTACGACCGGCTCGTCGACGAGCTGCTCGACGCGGGCATCCGCCCCACCGCCACCCTCTACCACTGGGACCTGCCCCAGGAGCTGGAGGACCGCGGCGGCTGGCTCGACCGCGACACCGCCTACCGCTTCGCCGAGTACGCCGCGGTCATGGCCGAGAAGCTCGGCGACCGGGTCAAGCTGTGGTGCACCCTCAACGAGCCCTGGTGCTCGGCGTTCCTCGGGTACGGCTCCGGGCACCACGCTCCGGCCCGTACCAGCGCTGATGGTGGCCTGAAAGCCACCCACCACCTGCTGCTCGCCCACGGCCTGGCCACCCGCGCCCTGCGCGCCGCGGTGCCCGGCGCCCAGGTCTCCATCGCGCTCAACCAGGGCGCGGTCCGGCCGCTGACCGGCGCCGACGGCGACCTCGCCGCCGCGCGCCGCATCGACGGCCTGCTCAACCGGATCTTCCTGGACCCGATCACCACCGGGCAGTACCCGGCCGACGTCGTCGCCGACACCGCAGCGGTCAGCGACTGGTCGTTCGTGCACGACGGCGACCTGGCGACCATCGCCGCCCCGATCGACGCCCTCGGCGTCAACTACTACGCCCCCGACCTGGTCAGCGCGGGCGTTCAGCCGCCGGACGAGAACTCGCCCTACCCGGCGACCACCGACATCGCGTTCCACCAGACCCCGGGGCCGCGCACCGAGATGGGCTGGACGGTCGACCCGACCGGCCTGCGCGACGTGCTGCTGCGCCTGCACCGCGACCACCCCGGCCTGCCGCTGTACGTCACCGAGAACGGCGCAGCCTACGTCGACGAGGTCGACGCCGACGGCCGGGTCCGCGACAGCGACCGCACCGAGTACCTGCGGCTGCACCTGTCCGCCGCGCACGAGGCGCTGGCGGCCGGAGTCGATCTGCGCGGCTACTTCGTCTGGTCGCTGCTGGACAACTTCGAATGGGCTTTCGGCTACGGCAAACGCTTCGGCATCGTCCGGGTCGACTACGACACGCAGCAGCGCATCCTCAAGGACAGCGCGCTGTGGTACCGCGAGGTCATTAGGGCTGGTGGCATCGCGGGCTGA
- a CDS encoding FAD-binding protein, producing the protein MTVTNWARNVVFQAGQVRRPSSVDELRALVAGSDRVRALGTGHSFNELADTTGELVSVAGLPPVAEIDREAATVRVSAGTRYGELATILHAAGFGLRNLGSLPHISVGGACATGTHGSGRRNGNLATAVSGLELVTGTGDQLALDPADDRFAGAVVHLGALGVVTHLTLDLVPTFEVRQFVYDGLPAAAVADCFDEVLDAAYSVSLFTSWSGRGIDQVWVKSAGDGFAAPGRWHGAVAADGARHPIASMSPVNCTDQQGLAGPWHERLPHFRLDFTPSSGDELQSEFFVPRGRAVEAYAALSSIAPLIAPVLQISEIRTVAADELWLSPAYGRDSVAFHFTWIADAAAVAPVLAAVEAALSPFSPRPHWGKVFTLDPAQVRASYPRLPDFLALRTALDPHGRFRNSFTDRYLL; encoded by the coding sequence GTGACTGTCACCAACTGGGCCCGCAACGTCGTCTTCCAGGCCGGACAGGTGCGCCGGCCGTCGTCCGTGGACGAGCTGCGGGCGCTGGTCGCCGGATCCGACCGGGTCCGGGCACTGGGCACCGGGCACTCGTTCAACGAGCTCGCCGACACGACCGGCGAGCTGGTCAGCGTCGCCGGGCTGCCGCCCGTCGCCGAGATCGACCGAGAAGCCGCCACGGTACGGGTCTCGGCCGGCACCCGCTACGGCGAGCTGGCCACGATCCTGCACGCGGCCGGGTTCGGCCTGCGCAACCTCGGCTCGCTGCCGCACATCTCCGTCGGCGGGGCCTGCGCGACCGGCACCCACGGCTCCGGCCGCCGCAACGGCAACCTGGCCACCGCGGTCTCCGGCCTGGAGCTGGTCACCGGCACCGGCGACCAGCTGGCCCTGGACCCCGCCGACGACCGGTTCGCCGGGGCGGTGGTGCACCTGGGCGCGCTCGGAGTGGTCACCCACCTGACCCTGGACCTGGTGCCGACGTTCGAGGTGCGCCAGTTCGTGTACGACGGCCTGCCCGCCGCCGCCGTCGCGGACTGCTTCGACGAGGTGCTGGACGCGGCGTACAGCGTGAGCCTGTTCACCTCGTGGTCGGGGCGCGGGATCGACCAGGTGTGGGTCAAGAGCGCCGGGGACGGGTTCGCCGCCCCGGGCCGCTGGCACGGCGCGGTTGCGGCCGACGGCGCGCGCCATCCGATCGCGAGCATGTCTCCGGTCAACTGCACCGACCAGCAGGGGCTGGCCGGGCCGTGGCATGAGCGGCTGCCGCACTTCCGGCTCGACTTCACCCCGAGCAGCGGGGACGAGCTCCAGTCGGAGTTCTTCGTGCCGCGCGGGCGGGCGGTGGAGGCGTACGCGGCTCTGTCGTCGATCGCGCCGTTGATCGCGCCGGTGCTGCAGATCAGCGAGATCCGTACGGTGGCCGCCGACGAGCTGTGGCTGAGTCCGGCGTATGGCCGGGACAGTGTCGCCTTCCACTTCACCTGGATCGCGGACGCGGCCGCTGTCGCCCCGGTCCTGGCCGCGGTCGAGGCGGCCCTCTCCCCCTTCTCCCCCCGCCCCCACTGGGGCAAGGTCTTCACCCTCGACCCGGCCCAGGTTCGCGCGTCCTACCCGCGCCTACCCGACTTCCTGGCCCTGCGCACCGCCCTCGACCCCCACGGCCGCTTCCGCAACTCCTTCACCGACCGCTACCTTCTCTGA
- a CDS encoding NAD-dependent protein deacetylase — protein MREVAIDRLADLVGGGDVTVLSGAGLSTESGIPDYRGPDGVQRRGAPMTYQTFTREAFARRRYWARSHLGWRSIARASPNDGHRAVAALQERGLLAGIVTQNVDGLHRAAGADEVVELHGSLDRVVCLGCGELSTRQRLHRRLDTANPGYTAQITAIHPDGDVELTDDEVAGFATVDCEGCGGMLKPDVVFFGETVPAVRVQHCFDLVERSRLLLVLGSSLTVMSGRRFVIRAAKHGIPVAIVNRGATRSDDTATLRLDAPLGTVLPTLLTHLPRPSTTPV, from the coding sequence GTGCGGGAAGTGGCGATAGATCGGCTGGCCGACCTCGTCGGCGGCGGCGACGTGACGGTGCTCAGCGGCGCGGGGCTGTCCACCGAATCAGGTATCCCCGACTACCGGGGCCCCGACGGCGTGCAGCGCCGCGGCGCCCCGATGACGTACCAGACGTTCACCCGCGAGGCCTTCGCCCGCCGCCGCTACTGGGCGCGCAGCCATCTGGGCTGGCGCAGCATCGCCCGCGCCAGCCCGAACGACGGCCACCGCGCCGTCGCCGCGCTCCAGGAACGGGGACTGCTCGCCGGCATCGTCACCCAGAACGTCGACGGCCTGCACCGGGCCGCCGGTGCCGACGAGGTGGTCGAACTGCACGGCAGCCTCGACCGGGTCGTCTGCCTGGGCTGCGGCGAGCTGAGCACCCGCCAGCGGCTGCACCGCCGCCTCGACACGGCCAACCCCGGCTACACCGCGCAGATCACCGCGATCCACCCCGACGGCGACGTCGAGCTCACCGACGATGAGGTCGCGGGCTTCGCCACGGTCGACTGCGAGGGCTGCGGCGGCATGCTCAAGCCCGACGTCGTGTTCTTCGGCGAGACGGTCCCGGCCGTGCGCGTGCAGCACTGCTTCGACCTGGTCGAGCGCTCCCGGCTGCTGCTGGTGCTGGGCAGCTCGCTGACGGTCATGTCCGGCCGCCGCTTCGTCATCCGCGCGGCCAAGCACGGCATCCCGGTCGCCATCGTCAACCGCGGCGCCACCCGCTCCGACGACACCGCCACGCTCCGCCTCGACGCCCCCCTCGGCACCGTCCTCCCCACCCTCCTGACCCACCTACCCCGCCCCTCCACCACCCCCGTGTGA
- a CDS encoding glycosyl hydrolase family 18 protein encodes MKRPAQSTRYRVLAATAATLMAMGASLAISTAASAANLVSNPGLETGSLSPWACSGGLGSVVSTPVHGGTKALAGAASASDHAQCSQTVTVLPNTAYVLSAWVRGGGGYVYLGYTGGTETWNPASANAYTQLSLNLTTGASQTSLTINVHGWYGTGTYYADDFSLDGPGVPPSSPPASPSASPSKSATPSPSVSPSRSASPSPSPTVSQSPPPPGGKKILGYFAEWGIYGRNYHVKNIVTSGSASKLNYINYAFGNVTNGQCAIGDAYADYDKAYDAAGSVDGVADTWDAGALRGSFNQLRKLKKAYPNIKVLWSFGGWTWSGGFGQAAANPTAFANSCYNLVEDPRWADVFDGIDIDWEYPNACGLSCDTSGAASFKTLMSALRTRFGSSYLVTAAISADGSNGGKLDAADYGGASQYINWYNVMTYDYFGAFAAQGPTAPHSPLTSYAGIPTAGFYTDAAIQKLKSKGVPSSKLLVGIGFYGRGWTGVTQAGPGGTATGAAPGTYEAGIEDYKVLKNSCPVTGTVAGTAYAKCGSNWWSYDTPSTINGKMSYANTQGLGGSFFWELSGDTTGGELITAMRSGLG; translated from the coding sequence ATGAAACGCCCAGCTCAGAGCACCCGATACCGGGTGCTGGCGGCCACCGCCGCCACGCTGATGGCGATGGGTGCCTCGCTCGCGATCTCGACCGCGGCGTCGGCAGCCAACCTCGTCAGCAACCCCGGCCTGGAGACAGGCAGTCTCTCCCCCTGGGCCTGCTCCGGCGGTCTCGGCAGCGTCGTGAGCACTCCTGTGCACGGCGGCACCAAGGCGCTGGCGGGCGCGGCAAGCGCGTCCGACCACGCCCAGTGCAGCCAGACCGTCACCGTCCTGCCGAACACGGCGTACGTGCTCAGCGCCTGGGTGCGCGGGGGCGGCGGCTACGTGTACCTCGGCTACACCGGTGGCACCGAGACGTGGAACCCGGCCTCGGCCAACGCGTACACCCAGCTGTCGCTCAACCTGACCACGGGTGCCTCGCAGACGTCGCTGACCATCAACGTCCACGGCTGGTACGGCACCGGCACGTACTACGCCGACGACTTCTCGCTGGACGGCCCCGGCGTCCCGCCGTCGTCGCCGCCCGCGTCCCCGTCGGCGTCGCCGTCGAAGTCGGCCACCCCGAGCCCGTCGGTGTCGCCGTCACGCTCGGCCTCCCCGTCGCCGTCGCCGACGGTGTCGCAGTCCCCGCCGCCGCCCGGTGGCAAGAAGATCCTCGGCTACTTCGCCGAGTGGGGCATCTACGGGCGCAACTACCACGTCAAGAACATCGTGACGAGCGGTTCGGCCAGCAAGCTGAACTACATCAACTACGCGTTCGGCAACGTGACCAACGGCCAGTGCGCCATCGGTGACGCCTACGCCGACTACGACAAGGCGTACGACGCCGCCGGCAGCGTCGACGGTGTCGCCGACACCTGGGACGCCGGCGCCCTGCGCGGCAGCTTCAACCAGCTGCGCAAGCTCAAGAAGGCGTACCCGAACATCAAGGTGCTCTGGTCCTTCGGCGGCTGGACCTGGTCCGGCGGCTTCGGCCAGGCCGCGGCCAACCCGACCGCGTTCGCCAACTCCTGCTACAACCTGGTCGAGGACCCGCGCTGGGCGGACGTCTTCGACGGCATCGACATCGACTGGGAGTACCCCAACGCCTGCGGTCTGTCCTGTGACACCAGCGGCGCGGCCTCCTTCAAGACCCTGATGTCGGCGCTGCGCACCCGCTTCGGCTCCAGCTACCTGGTGACCGCGGCCATCAGCGCCGACGGCTCCAACGGGGGCAAGCTCGACGCGGCCGACTACGGCGGCGCCTCGCAGTACATCAACTGGTACAACGTGATGACGTACGACTACTTCGGCGCCTTCGCCGCGCAGGGCCCCACCGCCCCGCACTCGCCGCTGACGTCGTACGCGGGCATCCCGACGGCCGGGTTCTACACCGACGCCGCCATCCAGAAGCTGAAGAGCAAGGGCGTGCCCTCCTCGAAGCTGCTGGTCGGCATCGGCTTCTACGGCCGCGGCTGGACCGGTGTCACCCAGGCCGGCCCCGGCGGCACCGCCACCGGCGCGGCACCTGGCACCTACGAGGCGGGCATCGAGGACTACAAGGTCCTCAAGAACAGCTGCCCGGTCACCGGCACCGTCGCGGGCACCGCGTACGCCAAGTGCGGTAGCAACTGGTGGAGCTACGACACCCCCAGCACCATCAACGGCAAGATGTCCTACGCCAACACGCAGGGTCTCGGCGGCAGCTTCTTCTGGGAGCTGTCCGGCGACACCACCGGCGGTGAACTGATCACCGCCATGCGCAGCGGCCTGGGCTGA
- a CDS encoding GNAT family N-acetyltransferase → MEIYLRTERLELRPFTGSAADVDDLYGLDLDPAVMEFLTGGRATAREEIRDRRLPELLAAYRRFPGFGWWAAVERASEAFLGWFALTRTEQTPAGEAELGYRLRREAWGRGYATEGSLALIGKGFGELGLERVTANTMTVNIRSRRVMEKCGLRYVRTYFLEWPDQIAGGEQGDVEYELLRSDWERARTPA, encoded by the coding sequence GTGGAGATCTACCTGCGTACCGAGCGGCTGGAACTGCGGCCGTTCACCGGGTCGGCAGCCGACGTCGACGACCTGTACGGCCTGGACCTCGACCCGGCGGTGATGGAGTTCCTCACCGGCGGCCGGGCCACGGCGCGCGAGGAGATCCGTGACCGGCGGCTGCCGGAGCTGCTGGCGGCGTACCGGCGGTTCCCCGGGTTCGGGTGGTGGGCCGCGGTGGAGCGGGCGAGTGAAGCGTTCCTGGGGTGGTTCGCGCTGACGCGTACCGAGCAGACGCCGGCCGGGGAGGCGGAGCTGGGGTACCGGCTGCGGCGGGAGGCCTGGGGGCGGGGGTACGCAACGGAGGGGTCGCTGGCGCTGATCGGCAAGGGGTTCGGCGAGCTGGGGCTGGAGCGGGTCACCGCGAACACGATGACGGTGAACATCAGGTCGCGGCGGGTGATGGAGAAGTGCGGGCTGCGGTATGTGCGGACGTACTTCCTGGAGTGGCCGGACCAGATCGCGGGCGGGGAGCAGGGGGACGTGGAGTACGAGCTGCTGCGCTCCGACTGGGAGCGAGCCCGGACTCCCGCCTGA